From one Lycium ferocissimum isolate CSIRO_LF1 chromosome 7, AGI_CSIRO_Lferr_CH_V1, whole genome shotgun sequence genomic stretch:
- the LOC132061889 gene encoding LOW QUALITY PROTEIN: uncharacterized protein LOC132061889 (The sequence of the model RefSeq protein was modified relative to this genomic sequence to represent the inferred CDS: deleted 1 base in 1 codon; substituted 1 base at 1 genomic stop codon): protein MEWFISQDISRWKTWEEMASSFMERFRFNVKNVPDRFSLEKIRQKSTETYREYASRWRDEAARVQPPMTEAELVAAFIRYQEADCFDKMITMKGSSFADLVAVGEDIEDGLKTGRIVSVLNRSGASGATGGKKKREDIAYVSRTTSPKSQGKEMTHKNPDNYQSPPPTNYITTSPQYSPMSVCYAQPGYQAPQPNYQIPAPSNRAPRPNYRMPAPNNQAPQNQTFQNQPPPANYEAPQKKPMRAFTPLPESRTSLFAKLRDAGRISVVPPKPANPTDRWYRPDFTCAYHSNQVGHATEYCINLRHKLQDMIDNHELILEPTPPNVDTNPLPKHGGNQIHMIERGDEWEESPAIIRPDIEGLESTVASLSLQERKEVLSPLTKKSETSAIAKREPFVLKYPSTVARIHNEPFILKTSGSIENAPFVIKPPHQMMINKEKEIAVVVQGMTRSGRCYAPEEPVLEAPRRENPQKRPITEGEAENFWRQMPVKDYSIVEHLHKTPARISVMSLLLSSSQHRLALMKALDEVQVPAGTTSETLAEIVGYVVRAHRLSFSDDELPKEGKSHNKALHITVKCRDKIIPQVLIDGGAGLNVCPVTTLKQLGYDIGKIRQSRTNVKAYDGATSDPIGEIDLHIQMGPAEFVVEFVIMDIKTSYNLLLGRPWLHAAGVVASSLHQSLKFIWDDQEVVIHGKGSVHNYPDNSVPVIEKSPVGADFHTVELAMIDRRGDDEDIPMPLVYKMVATTMIRSGFEPGKGLGKNLQGIREPVSIKHGKYRFGVGYEPCEAEEEEEAEYGPRGPVEMRKSFPHLYQSFTACPLGHNSEDPEEGLRTLFWEEECATIIEECFEALEIRHAEPGETTSGWTSTPLFTLRNNTEATNNVMTCYETSKNDDEQNDDQEEEITEPKGLIDVEEEYENRPTLNLEEKRGVNLGNEELVRETRISVHLTKSRERRKIRQPKPDVSIRIKEEVEKQIQSGVVEVTPYPTWLANIVPVPKKDGKIRICVDYRDLNRASPKDNFPLPNIHILIDNCAKHEVQSFVDCYAGYHQILMDEEDAQKTAFITPWGVYHYRVMPFGLKNAGATYMRAMTAIFHDMMHREIEVYVDDVVIKSRVGEDHLEHLRRFFDRLRKYDLKLNPAKCAFGVPAGKLLGFIVSRRGIELDPTKIKAIQELPPPRTKKEVMSFLGRLNYIGRFIAQSTVIIEPILKLLKKDAPTKWTEDCQKAFDTIKRYLSNPPVLVPPRPGSPLLLYMSVSENAFGCMLAQNDETGKKERAIYYISKKFTPCESRYSLVEKTCCALTWVSQKLRHYMAAYTTHLISRMDPLRYIFRQPMPIGKLAKWKMLLSEFDIQYVAQKAVKGQALADLLAGSPVDDNPVPLWTYFPDEEIMTIEGEESEDESGWKVYFDGAVNFKGSGIGAVLVSDSGQYYPVAAKLSFNCTNNMAEYEACILGLRLALDMDVKDLQVIGDSNLLIHQVRGEWATKNEKIIPYVGLVQRLEDRFQEVKFKHIPRTQNEFADALATIASMIQHPDSRYIDPVKIEIRDQPAHCAFVEAETDGKPWYVDIKMFLEKGEYPEGITLNQKRTIRKLANGFFLNKNVLYKRTPDLGLLRCVDSVEATKLIEEVHAGTCGPHMNGFVLAKKILRTGYYWMTMENDCSKFVQKCHKCQIHGDLIKVPPTELNAMTSPWPFAAWGMDVIGPIEPAASNKHRFILVAIDYFTKWVEATSYSSVTKKVVTDFVRNNIICRFGIPESIITDNGANLNSHLMKDMCAQFRITHRNSTAYRPQMNGAVEAANKNIKKILRKMIDNYKDWHEQLPYALLGYRTTARTSTGATPYLLVYGTEAVIPAEVEIPSLRIIQEAELDDAEWIRKRYEQLALIDEKRMIVVCHGQLYQQRMARAFNKHVRTRVFQIGQLVLKRIFPNQEEYKGKFAPNWQGPYMVRKVLSGGGAVVLAEMDGQEXPRAINSDAIKRYYV from the exons ATGGAATGGTTTATCTCTCAAGACATTAGCCGATGGAAAACATGGGAAGAAATGGCAAGTTCATTCATGGAAAGATTCCGCTTCAATGTGAAAAATGTGCCTGATCGCTTCTCATTGGAGAAAATTCGTCAGAAATCGACTGAAACCTACCGAGAATATGCTAGTCGCTGGAGAGACGAAGCGGCGCGTGTGCAACCACCTATGACTGAAGCTGAGCTGGTAGCCGCATTCATACGGTACCAAGAAGCTGATTGCTTTGACAAAATGATAACTATGAAAGGGAGTTCCTTTGCAGATTTAGTCGCCGTTGGGGAAGATATCGAAGATGGCCTCAAGACCGGCAGGATTGTTAGTGTACTAAATAGATCAGGTGCGTCTGGCGCCACAGGtggcaaaaagaaaagagaagatataGCCTATGTTTCTAGAACTACTAGCCCAAAAAGCCAAGGAAAAGAGATGACCCACAAAAATCCAGATAACTACCAATCACCTCCACCAACCAACTATATAACCACTTCACCCCAATATAGCCCAATGTCTGTGTGCTACGCACAACCCggctaccaagctccacaaccaAATTATCAAATACCAGCACCAAGCAACCGAGCTCCACGACCAAATTATCGAATGCCAGCACCCAATAACCAAGCTCCACAAAACCAGACTTTCCAAAACCAGCCTCCACCAGCAAACTATGAGGCACCCCAAAAGAAACCTATGAGAGCATTCACTCCTTTGCCAGAATCAAGGACAAGTTTATTTGCCAAGCTAAGAGATGCCGGGCGAATAAGCGTTGTTCCACCAAAACCTGCTAATCCCACGGATCGATGGTACAGGCCAGATTTCACTTGCGCCTATCATTCTAACCAAGTTGGCCATGCCACCGAATATTGCATAAACCTAAGGCACAAACTACAAGATATGATTGACAATCATGAGCTTATCCTAGAACCAACACCTCCAAATGTGGACACAAATCCGCTCCCAAAGCATGGAGGAAACCAAATTCACATGATAGAAAGAGGTGATGAATGGGAAGAGAGCCCTGCGATAATTCGTCCAGATATTGAAGGGTTAGAAAGCACCGTCGCCTCGTTGTCTTTACAAGAGCGAAAAGAAGTGTTAAGCCCTTTGACAAAGAAATCTGAGACATCTGCTATAGCCAAAAGAGAGCCTTTCGTGCTCAAATATCCCTCAACAGTCGCTCGAATTCATAACGAGCCATTCATACTCAAAACATCAGGATCAATTGAGAATGCACCCTTTGTGATCAAACCACCGCACCAAATGATgatcaataaagaaaaagagatagCTGTTGTGGTTCAGGGTATGACCAGGTCAGGAAGGTGTTATGCCCCAGAAGAACCTGTGCTCGAAGCGCCACGTCGCGAAAACCCTCAGAAAAGACCAATCACCGAAGGCGAAGCtgaaaacttctggaggcaaatgCCAGTCAAGGATTATTCGATTGTTGAGCACCTGCATAAGACTCCTGCCAGGATATCGGTAATGTCATTGCTACTCAGTTCATCTCAACATCGCTTGGCCTTGATGAAAGCTTTGGATGAAGTCCAAGTGCCCGCCGGCACTACAAGTGAAACATTGGCCGAAATTGTGGGGTATGTTGTGCGAGCACATAGGCTATCATTTTCTGATGATGAATTACCAAAGGAAGGGAAGTCCCACAATAAAGCCCTGCACATAACAGTCAAATGCCGTGACAAGATTATCCCTCAAGTACTGATTGATGGAGGAGCTGGGTTGAATGTATGCCCTGTGACGACTCTGAAACAACTCGGGTATGATATTGGCAAGATCCGTCAGAGTCGAACCAATGTAAAAGCTTATGATGGCGCAACCAGCGACCCAATTGGAGAAATAGATCTACACATACAAATGGGCCCCGCGGAGTTCGTAGTGGAGTTCGTCATCATGGACATCAAAACAAGCTACAACCTATTGTTGGGCCGACCATGGTTGCACGCCGCCGGAGTTGTAGCATCTTCGTTACACCagtctctcaaattcatatGGGATGATCAAGAAGTCGTGATTCACGGCAAAGGAAGTGTCCACAACTATCCGGATAACTCTGTACCAGTCATAGAGAAATCACCAGTTGGTGCTGATTTTCACACTGTTGAGCTAGCCATGATAGATCGTAGGGGAGATGATGAAGATATCCCTATGCCACTGGTCTATAAAATGGTTGCTACAACTATGATAAGGAGTGGGTTTGAACCCGGGAAAGGTCTGGGAAAGAACTTACAAGGAATCAGAGAACCAGTGAGTATCAAACATGGGAAGTATCGATTTGGGGTTGGATACGAGCCATGTgaggcagaagaagaagaagaagcagaataTGGGCCAAGAGGTCCCGTTGAAATGAGAAAGTCGTTCCCTCATCTATACCAGTCCTTCACAGCATGCCCATTGGGTCACAACAGCGAGGATCCAGAAGAGGGTTTAAGGACGTTGTTTTGGGAAGAAGAATGCGCAACCATCATTGAAGAATGCTTTGAAGCATTAGAGATTCGCCATGCTGAACCAGGAGAGACAACAAGTGGATGGACTTCTACCCCGTTGTTCACTCTGCG TAATAATACAGAGgccacaaataatgtcatgacatgttacgaaacaagtaaaaatgacgACGAACAAAATGAcgatcaagaagaagagataacTGAACCGAAAGGGTTGATAGATGTCGAAGAAGAATACGAGAACAGACCAACGCTAAACCTAGAGGAAAAAAGAGGAGTTAATCTAGGAAATGAAGAGTTGGTTCGGGAAACTAGAATAAGTGTGCATTTGACGAAAAGCCGAGAAAGAAGG aaaatcagGCAGCCTAAGCCTGATGTCAGCATCcgaattaaagaagaagtagaaaaacaGATTCAGTCGGGGGTTGTTGAGGTGACACCGTACCCGACATGGTTGGCAAACATAGTCCCGGtaccaaagaaagatgggaaaataaggATTTGTGTGGACTACCGTGATCTTAACCGCgctagcccaaaggataattttCCACTCCCGAACATTCACATACTCATTGATAACTGCGCCAAGCATGAGGTGCAATCTTTTGTGGATTGTTACGCGGGCTATCATCAGATATtgatggatgaagaagatgctCAAAAGACGGCATTCATCACACCATGGGGAGTGTATCATTATCGGGTAATGCCTTTTGGACTCAAGAATGCCGGCGCTACTTACATGAGGGCGATGACCGccatctttcatgatatgatgcatagaGAGATTGAGGTATATGTGGATGATGTCGTCATCAAATCCCGAGTGGGTGAGGACCACCTCGAACATTTAAGAAGATTCTTTGACAGACTCCGCAAGtacgatttgaagttgaatcctgcaaaatgcgcatttggagtgcctgcTGGAAAATtactaggattcatagtcagtcgtcgtggtattgagttagatcccaccaagatcaaagcaatccaagaacTACCACCGCcaagaacaaagaaagaggtcatgagtttcttaggaaggttgaattacattggACGCTTCATCGCCCAGTCCACAGTAATCATAGAACCAATCCTCAAACTCCTCAAGAAAGATGCTCCAACTAAATGGACGGAGGACTGTCAGAAAGCCTTTGACACAATCAAAAGATACCTGTCAAATCCACCCGTTTTGGTCCCGCCAAGGCCGGGAAGTCCTTTGCTGCTATACATGTCAGTATCAGAAAATGCTTTTGGATGCATGTTGGCACAAAATGACGAAAcaggcaagaaagagagagccatCTATTACATCAGTAAGAAGTTCACACCCTGTGAATCTAGATATTCCTTGGTGGAAAAGACGTGTTGCGCTCTAACCTGGGTATCTCAGAAGTTGAGACATTATATGGCTGCATACACGACCCATTTGATCTCAAGAATGGATCCACTAAGGTACATCTTTCGCCAGCCTATGCCCATAGGGAAGTTGGCCAAATGGAAAATGCTATTAAGTGAGTTCGACATTCAATACGTCGCGCAGAAAGCAGTTAAAGGGCAAGCACTGGCAGACTTACTAGCGGGAAGTCCGGTAGATGACAATCCCGTACCTTTGTGGACTTACTTCCCGGATGAAGAAATAATGACAATTGAAGGCGAAGAAAGTGAAGATGAGTCAGGATGGAAAGTATACTTTGATGGAGCGGTCAACTTTAAAGGATCAGGAATCGGAGCCGTCTTGGTTTCAGACTCGGGCCAATATTATCCAGTGGCGGCCAAGTTGAGCTTCAATTGcaccaacaacatggctgaaTACGAAGCATGTATCTTGGGTCTACGTTTAGCCCTCGACATGGATGTGAAAGATCTTCAGGTAATTGGCGACTCGAATTTGCTAATTCATCAGGTTCGAGGAGAGTGggccaccaaaaatgaaaagatcataCCGTATGTTGGACTTGTGCAAAGATTGGAAGATCGGTTCCAAGAAGTCAAGTTCAAACACATACCAAGAACCCAAAATGAGTTTGCTGATGCATTGGCAACAATAGCATCCATGATTCAGCATCCCGACAGTAGATACATTGATCCTGTCAAAATTGAAATCAGAGATCAACCAGCCCACTGTGCTTTTGTAGAGGCAGAGACTGATGGAAAACCTTGGTACGTTGACATTAAAATGTTCTTGGAGAAAGGAGAATATCCCGAAGGAATCACCTTAAATCAGAAGAGGACTATCAGGAAGTTAGCGAATGGTTTCTTCCTCAACAAGAATGTCCTGTACAAAAGAACTCCAgatttgggattgcttagatGTGTTGACTCTGTTGAAGCTACAAAATTGATTGAAGAAGTGCATGCTGGAACCTGTGGGCCTCACATGAATGGGTTCGTGCTAGCAAAGAAAATCTTAAGAACAGGttattactggatgaccatggagaatGATTGTAGCAAATTTGTCCAGAAATGCCACAAGTGTCAGATTCATGGAGATTTGATAAAGGTTCCTCCAACAGAACTGAATGCTATGACGTCACCTTGGCCATTCGCcgcttggggcatggatgtcatAGGACCAATTGAGCCAGCTGCGTCAAACAAACACCGTTTCATTTTGGTCgccatagactacttcaccaagtgggtggaagcaaCATCTTATTCAtcagtaacaaagaaagtggtcaCAGATTTTGTGCGCAACAACATCATATGTCGATTTGGCATCCCAGAatcaatcataacagacaatgggGCTAATCTGAATAGCCACTTGATGAAAGACATGTGTGCGCAGTTCCGAATCACTCACCGAAATTCAACCGCATACCGGCCACAAATGAATGGAGCTGTAGAAGccgccaacaaaaacatcaagaaaatccTCCGAAAGATGATTGATAACTACAAAGACTGGCATGAACAATTGCCTTATGCATTACTGGGATATCGCACTACTGCCAGAACTTCAACTGGGGCCACTCCATACTTGTTGGTGTATGGCACTGAAGCAGTAATACCAGCCGAAGTAGAAATCCCTTCACTTCGAATAATACAAGAAGCTGAGTTGGACGATGCGGAATGGATCCGCAAGAGGTATGAGCAACTGGCTCTGATAGATGAAAAGAGGATGATTGTTGTTTGCCATggtcaactataccaacaaagAATGGCGCGAGCTTTCAACAAGCATGtgagaactagggtttttcaaATCGGGCAATTGGTGCTCAAACGAATATTCCctaatcaagaagaatacaaaggaaagttcGCACCAAACTGGCAAGGGCCCTATATGGTGCGAAAGGTACTATCGGGAGGAGGAGCAGTGGTACTT GCTGAAATGGATGGTCAAGAGTGACCAAGAGCAATAAATTCAGATGCCATCAAGAGATACTACgtgtga